One window from the genome of Yarrowia lipolytica chromosome 1B, complete sequence encodes:
- a CDS encoding uncharacterized protein (Compare to YALI0B17688g, similar to Saccharomyces cerevisiae TSC10 (YBR265W); ancestral locus Anc_1.315, weakly similar to uniprot|Q9Y7P2 Schizosaccharomyces pombe Putative short-chain dehydrogenase and uniprot|P38342 Saccharomyces cerevisiae YBR265w TSC10 3-ketosphinganine reductase singleton), protein MIFPISEIPDKVTHSILEGVSALQNMSHTAFWSTVLGFLVVARIAVILATPKRRVLDIKGKKVVISGGSQGAGAALAELCYTKGANVVIVSRTVSKLEAQVQKIVTKHEPVFEGQTIRYISADLTKEEEAIRVFSEETMPAPPDVIFSCAGAAETGFILDFKASQLARAFSTNYLSALFFVHAGTTRMAKEPISPKNPRYVAIFSSVLAFYPLLGYGQYCASKAAVRSLIDSLRVEALPFNIRVVGVFPGNFQSEGFEEENKSKPEITRQIEGPSQAISAEECAKIVFAQMEKGGQMITTDLIGWILQSIALSSSPRSFSLLQIPLAIFMCIFSPVWNAFVNRDVRKYFHANTEYVTRHQRGGVGSENPTPQ, encoded by the coding sequence ATGATCTTCCCGATATCGGAGATTCCCGACAAGGTGACGCACAGTATTCTGGAGGGCGTGAGCGCGCTGCAAAACATGTCGCATACGGCGTTCTGGTCAACCGTTCTGGGCTTTTTGGTCGTGGCTCGAATCGCAGTGATTCTGGCAACGCCGAAAAGACGTGTTTTGGAcatcaagggcaagaaggtggTCATCAGTGGAGGCTCTCAGGGAGCCGGAGCGGCTCTGGCTGAGCTGTGTTATACAAAGGGAGCCAATGTGGTTATTGTGTCTCGAACAGTGTCCAAGCTGGAGGCTCAGGTCCAGAAGATTGTCACCAAGCATGAGCCCGTATTTGAGGGGCAGACGATCCGGTACATTTCCGCGGAcctgaccaaggaggaagaggccaTTCGGGTTTTTTCGGAAGAAACCATGCCTGCGCCTCCAGACGTCATTTTCTCGtgtgctggagctgccgAAACGGGCTTCATTCTCGACTTCAAGGCCTCACAACTGGCCAGAGCCTTTTCCACAAACTACTTATCTGCGCTCTTCTTTGTGCATGCTGGAACCACCCGAATGGCGAAGGAGCCCATCAGTCCGAAGAACCCTCGGTACGTCGCCATTTTCTCGTCGGTGCTCGCATTCTACCCCCTGCTGGGCTACGGACAGTACTGCGcctccaaggctgctgtTCGGTCGCTGATCGACTCGCTGCGAGTGGAGGCTCTACCGTTCAACATCCGTGTGGTCGGAGTATTCCCAGGCAACTTCCAGTCGGAGGGattcgaggaggagaacaaATCCAAACCCGAAATTACCCGACAGATCGAGGGACCTTCGCAGGCCATATCAGCTGAAGAATGTGCGAAAATTGTGTTTGCACAGATGGAAAAAGGTGGCCAGATGATCACCACCGACCTCATTGGCTGGATTCTGCAGTCCATTGCTCTCTCCTCGTCGCCTCGAAGTTTCTCACTGCTCCAGATTCCCCTGGCCATCTTCATGTGCATCTTTTCGCCTGTATGGAATGCCTTCGTCAACAGAGATGTGCGAAAATACTTCCACGCCAACACCGAGTATGTGACCCGGCACCAGCGAGGAGGCGTCGGCAGCGAGAACCCTACTCCCCAGTGA
- a CDS encoding uncharacterized protein (Compare to YALI0B17666g, similar to uniprot|Q01217 Saccharomyces cerevisiae YER069w ARG5_6 acetylglutamate kinase and acetylglutamyl- phosphate reductase, similar to Saccharomyces cerevisiae ARG5,6 (YER069W); ancestral locus Anc_7.251), whose protein sequence is MIRATRGMARVVPRVCASVAAPQIAAPATKFVALKQSIRPISTRSTVVQLLNNIGSKREVEQYLKYFTSVNQQQFAVIKVGGAIITQQLQELASCLAFLYHVGLYPIVLHGTGPQINEILEQEGVEPDYIDGIRITDPKTMSVVRRCFLEQNLKLVEALESMGVKARPITGGVFQAEYLDKDKWQLVGKITRVDKTPIESSIKAGALPILTSLAETADGQILNVNADVAAGELSRVIEPLKIVYLNEKGGLHNGTTGEKISIINLDEEYEDLLKEPWVKYGTKLKIKEIKELLDFLPRSSSVAIISVESLQKELFTDSGAGTLIRRGYKLVTRDNLNQFASTDALRAALSRDKDIASNKVSVASYLRELETSPFKAYGDEPLEVLAIVRESPHGAYLDKLLASKNGWLNSVTDNVWTAIKKDHNKMWWTVPEEDENTSWHFDKADGSFAKNGQVLFWYGFEADEVSKLIASFVANAKAEAFTGVRSMHTGTGLGNGRKTGAPGVGRYFRPTIHSSLTPKTRHFTTNPNPPIEKGTNTKPAKVALIGARGYTGKALIDLIDNHPHLELSHISSRELDGKPLEGYKKAQMKYCNLQVEDIVRLEEKGAVDVWVMALPNGVCKPFVDAIEGVRNKSIMIDLSADYRFDTTGDWTYGLPELVDRQAIVNAKKISNPGCYATGSQLAIAPLLPYLGGQPTIFGVSGYSGAGTKPSPRNDIDNLRDNLIPYSLTDHIHEREVSSQLGTPVAFVPHVASWFQGISLTVSIPLAKPLTSRDIRNIYQDRYAGEKLVQVTGEAPEVRHISEKHHVSIGGFGVSSKEDRVVVVGNIDNLLKGAATQCLQNINLAMGYGEYDGIPL, encoded by the coding sequence ATGATTCGAGCTACTCGTGGAATGGCCCGAGTGGTCCCTCGGGTGTGTGCCTCTGTGGCCGCCCCTCAGATTGCCGCACCCGCGACCAAGTttgttgctctcaaacagtCCATTCGACCCATCTCCACCCGATCCACCGTggtccagctgctcaacaacattgGTAGCAAGCGGGAGGTGGAGCAGTACCTCAAGTACTTCACCTCCgtcaaccagcagcagtttgcCGTCATCAAGGTTGGCGGCGCTATCATTactcagcagctccaggagctggCTTCTTGTCTGGCCTTCCTCTACCATGTGGGTCTCTACCCCATTGTGCTGCACGGAACCGGCCCCCAGATCaacgagattctggagcaggagggCGTGGAGCCTGATTACATTGATGGCATTCGAATCACAGACCCCAAGACTATGTCTGTGGTCCGACGATGTTTCCTGGAGCAGAACctcaagctggtggaggctctggagtcCATGGGAGTGAAGGCCCGTCCCATCACCGGAGGCGTCTTCCAGGCCGAATACCTCGATAAGGATAAGTGGCAGCTGGTTGGAAAGATCACCCGAGTCGACAAGACCCCCATTGAGTCTTCTATCAAGGCCGGAGCTCTTCCCATTCTCACTTCTCTTGCCGAGACTGCTGACGGCCAGATTCTCAACGTCAACGCTGACGTTGCTGCCGGCGAGCTCTCCCGAGTGATTGAGCCTCTCAAGATTGTCTACCTCAACGAGAAGGGCGGTCTCCACAACGGTACTACCGGCGAGAAgatctccatcatcaacctTGAcgaggagtacgaggacCTTCTCAAGGAGCCCTGGGTCAAGTACGGcaccaagctcaagatcaaggaaatcaaggagctgctggacttCCTTCCCCGATCTTCCTCCGTCGCTATCATTTCCGTCGAGTCtctgcagaaggagctcttCACCGACTCTGGAGCCGGAACCCTGATCCGACGAGGTTATAAGCTTGTCACCCGAGACAACCTTAACCAGTTTGCCTCGACTGATGCCCTTCGAGCCGCTCTGTCTCGAGACAAGGATATTGCTTCCAACAAGGTCTCTGTTGCTTCTTACTTGCGAGAGCTTGAGACATCTCCCTTCAAGGCCTACGGAGATGAGCCTTTGGAGGTGCTTGCCATTGTCCGAGAGTCCCCCCACGGAGCTTATCTCGATAAGCTCCTGGCCTCCAAGAACGGCTGGCTCAACTCGGTCACCGATAATGTGTGGAccgccatcaagaaggaccaCAACAAGATGTGGTGGACTGtccccgaggaggacgaaaACACCTCGTGGCATTTTGACAAGGCCGACGGATCATTTGCCAAGAACGGCCAGGTCCTGTTCTGGTACGGATTTGAGGCCGACGAGGTGTCCAAGCTCATTGCCTCGTTTGTTGCTAacgccaaggccgaggccTTCACTGGTGTGCGATCCATGCACACCGGCACCGGCCTTGGTAACGGTCGAAAGACAGGTGCCCCCGGTGTCGGTCGATACTTCCGACCCACTATCCATTCGTCTCTGACCCCTAAGACCCGAcacttcaccaccaaccccaaccccccTATTGAGAAGGGCACCAACACCAAGCCAGCCAAGGTTGCTCTGATTGGTGCTCGAGGATACACCGGCAAGGCCCTCATTGATCTGATCGACAACCACCCTCATCTCGAGCTGTCTCACATTTCTTCTCGAGAGCTCGACGGTAAGCCCCTCGAGGGTTACAAGAAGGCCCAGATGAAGTACTGCAACCTGCAGGTTGAGGATATCGTTcgtctggaggagaagggtgCAGTTGACGTCTGGGTCATGGCTCTGCCCAACGGAGTCTGCAAGCCTTTTGTCGACGCCATTGAGGGAGTCCGAAACAAGTCTATCATGATCGACCTGTCTGCTGATTACCGATTTGACACTACCGGTGATTGGACCTACGGTCTGCCTGAGCTGGTTGATCGACAGGCCATTGtcaacgccaagaagatctcTAACCCCGGATGCTACGCTACTGGTTCCCAGCTGGCCATCGCTCCTCTTCTACCTTACCTTGGTGGCCAGCCCACCATCTTTGGTGTTTCTGGCTACTCTGGAGCCGGCACCaagccttctcctcgaaACGACATTGACAACCTGCGAGATAACCTGATCCCCTACTCTCTGACTGACCACATTCATGAACGAGAGGTGTCTTCGCAGCTCGGCACTCCCGTTGCCTTTGTCCCCCACGTTGCCTCATGGTTCCAAGGCATCTCCCTCACTGTTTCCATCCCCCTGGCTAAGCCTCTGACCTCTCGAGATATTCGAAACATTTACCAGGATCGATACGCCGGCGAGAAGCTGGTTCAGGTGACCGGTGAGGCCCCCGAGGTGCGACACATTTCTGAGAAGCACCACGTCTCTATCGGAGGCTTTGGCGTTTCTTCTAAGGAGGACCGAGTGGTTGTTGTCGGCAACATTGACAACCTGCTCAAGGGAGCCGCCACCCAGTGTCTGCAGAACATTAACCTGGCCATGGGTTACGGCGAGTATGATGGTATTCCTTTGTAG
- a CDS encoding uncharacterized protein (Compare to YALI0B17644g, similar to Saccharomyces cerevisiae ERG27 (YLR100W); ancestral locus Anc_8.289, similar to uniprot|Q12452 Saccharomyces cerevisiae ORF YLR100W ERG27 3-keto sterol reductase singleton) produces the protein MIHNRKTQTVVITGASSNLGIAIGKRLIDEKKEDAHLTIVVTSRTLRNVRVAIKTLKAHAVAKEVGPEVDFDYLLFDLADMTSINGALVELKLRFSRIDTLIFNSNAANYIGINWPLAMWRFTTQFKSEIENPSCMIQAVGVKSDDGMGSAYQSNVFGPWYMVLELTEQLKNGGKVIWISSITSSEKYVDLEDIELIHNKEPYKGSKRLIDVAHNYYSPKLEEEHGIYSYLTDPGIFTSSSASEYLNIFSAFGMYLMFYFARLIGLTTMNIDPYKGANVPVWVTLSEDPSALKREYRLGSRTGRWGTEMMDATKLQYEGSEEVGAYIDKGVGEWREKLKDQIN, from the coding sequence ATGATCCACAACAGAAAAACGCAGACGGTTGTGATCACAGGCGCGTCATCCAACCTTGGCATTGCTATTGGTAAGCGTCTGATCgacgagaaaaaagaagacgcCCATCTCACTATTGTGGTCACTTCGCGAACCCTTCGAAACGTCCGTGTCGCCATCAAGACCCTCAAGGCACATGCCGTAGCCAAGGAGGTCGGTCCCGAGGTCGACTTTGACTACCTTCTGTTTGATCTGGCAGACATGACGTCTATCAACGGCGCTCTGgtggagctcaagctgcGGTTCTCTCGAATCGACACTCTCATCTTCAACTCCAACGCAGCCAACTACATTGGAATCAACTGGCCTCTGGCCATGTGGCGATTCACCACGCAATTCAAGAGCGAAATCGAGAATCCCAGTTGCATGATCCAGGCTGTGGGAGTCAAGTCCGACGACGGTATGGGCTCTGCGTACCAATCCAACGTGTTTGGACCATGGTACATGGTGCTGGAGCTCAccgagcagctcaagaacggCGGAAAGGTCATCTGGATCAGTTCCATCACGTCTTCTGAAAAGTAcgtggatctggaagaCATTGAGCTGATTCACAACAAGGAGCCATACAAGGGCTCGAAGCGTCTTATTGACGTGGCCCACAACTACTACTCGCCGAAACTGGAAGAGGAGCATGGTatctactcgtacctgACCGACCCCGGTatcttcacctcctcctcggcctccgAGTACCTCAACATCTTCTCTGCCTTCGGCATGTATCTCATGTTCTACTTTGCCCGGCTCATTGGACTGACCACCATGAACATTGACCCTTATAAGGGAGCCAACGTGCCTGTGTGGGTGACCTTGAGCGAGGACCCTTCAGCTCTTAAGCGAGAGTATCGTTTGGGCTCGAGAACAGGAAGATGGGGTACGGAGATGATGGACGCTACAAAGCTGCAATATGAGGGAAGCGAAGAAGTCGGAGCATACATTGATAAGGGTGTGGgagagtggagagagaAGTTGAAGGATCAGATTAACTAA